The Fervidicoccus fontis Kam940 DNA window TTCAGAACATCCGAAAGATGAGAATGTAAAGAAAGGTTTGCAAGAAATAGAGTCTAAAATAAGAAGACTTGTCAGATATTATAAGAGGATAGGAAGGTTACCTCCTAATTGGGAATACTCTCCTGAGACTGCAAAGCTATTAGCTTCTCAAAGTTCGTAATTGTGGAGTATGTATTTGAACCTATCAATTTTTAGAATATTCCGGTTGTTATTTTTAACTCCTAAAATTTCAAGATGTTTAAAGATACTGGTTAGCTATAAGTATTTAAATGTTTAAAAATTCATTATATTTAAAAACCGTTGTTAAAAAATAATTCAATGGTTAGGAATACAATATAATAATAAAATGATAGCACTGGTGTAAAAATCATGGTTAATGCTATGCAAGTACCCCCTAGTATATTGGTTGAGAGATTGGCAAAATATTTAAAAGAAAACTACAGCGAAGTTATCAATCCTCCAGAATGGAGTAAATTTTCAAAAACGGGCTCATATAAAGAGTATATTCCTTTGCAGGAGGATTGGTGGTATTATAGAGCAGCATCAATATTGAGGAAGCTATACAAGGCAAAAGGACCGGTAGGAATAGAAAGGTTCAGAGTTATCTATGGCGGAAAGAAAAGGTTTGGCTCTTCTCCACCGCACTTTAGAAAGGGTTCTGGTGCAATCGCCAGAAACATTCTAAAACAGCTAGAAAAAGCAGGACTGGTGACAAGAATATCTGGTAAAGGAAGAACGCTTACACCTAATGCTGTTTCACTCCTAGATAGAATCTCAAAAGAAATAATGAGTGAATTGGCTGAGCAAACCCCTGAACTGAAGAGATATTTATGATCAAAATTTGT harbors:
- a CDS encoding 30S ribosomal protein S19e, encoding MVNAMQVPPSILVERLAKYLKENYSEVINPPEWSKFSKTGSYKEYIPLQEDWWYYRAASILRKLYKAKGPVGIERFRVIYGGKKRFGSSPPHFRKGSGAIARNILKQLEKAGLVTRISGKGRTLTPNAVSLLDRISKEIMSELAEQTPELKRYL